A single Anopheles funestus chromosome 2RL, idAnoFuneDA-416_04, whole genome shotgun sequence DNA region contains:
- the LOC125765449 gene encoding TNF receptor-associated factor 6 has protein sequence MSRPVKREVSAEENCLQSAAKVDDGLLEARYECPICYCWLNEPILTKCGHRFCRKCITDWLNEKNSNCPLDNEPLDIKSDIFPDNCTRREISQIKKPCPNSMRGCVDQFSPTEIDTHLRQCPFAMSRQSQPCPFARIKCKFIAADEAALNAHIASDCQQHLQLLLETYTGSSDRYKFWDPPAKNSVPEMSTNELVRSMYERIVILEQEVHILGIKLSKQEIQLTKINQEVDPRYSGGVLLWKLEDFSNKIDSMLANSNCMFYSGEAYTSPHGYKFCARINVSPRTKDSIGLHVHLMQSENDYHLEWPFKGRIKITLLNVRSPELSQHDTIMSKPEILAFHRPNQEISPRGFGFLEFAKIKDILAKFADNNTVVIKIQMNIV, from the exons ATGAGTAGACCCGTGAAAAGAGAAGTATCCGCCGAGGAAAATTGTTTACAG AGCGCTGCTAAAGTGGACGATGGATTGCTTGAAGCTCGATATGAATGTCCCATCTGCTACTGCTGGCTGAACGAGCCCATTCTCACCAAGTGTGGTCATCGGTTCTGTCGGAAATGCATTACGGATTGGTTGAA TGAGAAAAACTCCAACTGCCCGTTGGATAACGAACCGCTCGACATCAAGAGTGACATCTTTCCGGACAACTGTACGCGCCGCGAAATATCGCAAATCAAGAAACCGTGCCCAAATTCAATGCGAGGCTGTGTTGATCAGTTTTCTCCCACCGAAATTGACACGCATCTGCGCCAGTGCCCATTCGCCATGTCCCGTCAGAGTCAACCGTGCCCTTTCGCACGGATAAAGTGCAAGTTTATTGCTGCGGATGAAGCAGCGCTGAATGCACACATTGCTTCCGACTGCCAGCAGCATTTACAG CTACTGCTGGAAACGTACACGGGAAGCAGTGATCGGTATAAATTTTGGGATCCACCGGCAAAGAACAGTGTGCCCGAGATGAGCACAAACGAGCTGGTCCGATCCATGTACGAGCGTATCGTAATACTCGAGCAGGAGGTGCACATTCTTGGCATCAAACTGTCCAAGCAGGAGATCCAACTAACCAAGATCAACCAAGAGGTCGATCCACGGTACAGTGGCGGCGTGTTGCTGTGGAAGCTGGAGGATTTCTCCAACAAAATCGATTCCATGCTAGCAAACAGTAATTGCATGTTTTACAGCGGCGAAGCGTACACTTCACCGCATGGGTACAAATTTTGCGCCCGCATCAATGTGTCACCGCGCACGAAAGACTCGATCGGGCTGCACGTACACTTGATGCAGTCGGAGAACGATTACCATCTCGAGTGGCCATTCAAGGGTCGTATCAAGATAAcgctgctgaacgtgcggtcGCCCGAATTATCGCAGCACGATACGATCATGTCGAAGCCGGAAATTCTTGCATTCCATCGCCCTAACCAAGAGATCAGTCCGCGCGGATTTGGATTTTTGGAGTTTGCTAAAATTAAGGACATTTTGGCAAAGTTTGCCGACAATAATACGGTGGTGATTAAGATACAGATGAACATTGTGTAA
- the LOC125765435 gene encoding tyrosine--tRNA ligase, cytoplasmic, translating to MAATLTPEEKEHLITRNLQEVLGQDNLRAILKERDLKIYWGTATTGKPHIAYFVPMSKVADFLKAGCEVTILFADLHAYLDNMKAPWSLLKERTKYYEAVIKAMLSSLGVPLEKLRFVCGTDYQLSKEYTLDVYRLSSVVTQHDAKKAGAEVVKQVEHPLMSGILYPGLQALDEEYLKVDAQFGGVDQRKIFTFAEKYLPQLGYAKRIHLMNPMIPGLAGGKMSSSEEDSKIDLLDSAAKVKSKIKKAFCEPGNIEDNGLLKFVKHVIYPMFKEGEAFTIHRKPDFGGDLVFVEYEQLEACFASQELHPGDLKAAVEVYINRLIEPIRKTFDTDFYRELTERAYPAPVKVVAGKQAGGGKQQQSANATAAATGENTPDKLELKVGQIMDAVKHPDADSLCVLTVDIGAGERKAIVSNLMSHYTLEQLRERLVVVLTNMKASKIRGVESEGLVLYAAGAEKSEALAVPEDSKVGERIIVEGYDNTSNPVPPLNPKKKVWDKIQAELHTGTDGQALWKEFSLMTLNGDRITSTLAGCSIK from the exons ATGGCTGCTACATTAACGCCGGAGGAGAAGGAGCATCTGATCACTCGCAACCTTCAGGAGGTGCTGGGACAGGATAATCTCCGCGCAATCCTAAAGGAGCGTGATCTTAAAATATACTGGGGTACGGCTACTACTGGCAAACCGCACATCGCTTACTTCGTGCCGATGTCAAAGGTGGCCGACTTCCTTAAAGCCGGTTGTGAG GTAACGATCCTGTTTGCAGATCTGCATGCCTATTTGGACAACATGAAGGCACCGTGGTCGCTGCTCAAGGAACGTACGAAGTACTACGAAGCGGTTATCAAGGCGATGCTTTCGTCACTGGGTGTCCCGCTGGAGAAGCTGCGGTTCGTGTGCGGTACGGACTACCAGCTATCGAAGGAGTACACGCTCGATGTGTACCGATTGTCCTCGGTTGTAACGCAGCATGATGCCAAGAAGGCGGGTGCGGAGGTGGTTAAGCAGGTGGAACATCCACTGATGTCAGGGATTTTGTACCCCGGATTGCAGGCGTTGGACGAAGAGTATTTAAAGGTGGACGCCCAGTTTGGTGGCGTAGATCAGCgcaaaattttcactttcgcAGAGAAGTATCTGCCGCAGCTGGGTTATGCCAAGCGCATTCATCTGATGAACCCGATGATTCCGGGACTGGCTGGCGGTAAGATGTCCTCGAGCGAGGAGGACTCGAAAATTGATCTGTTAGACAGTGCGGCCAAGGTGAAAAGCAAGATCAAGAAAGCGTTTTGCGAGCCAGGCAATATCGAGGATAACGGGCTGCTGAAGTTTGTGAAGCACGTCATCTACCCGATGTTCAAGGAAGGGGAAGCATTCACGATCCATCGTAAGCCGGACTTTGGTGGCGATTTGGTGTTTGTGGAGTACGAGCAGCTGGAAGCTTGTTTTGCCTCGCAGGAACTGCATCCAGGAGACTTGAAGGCAGCTGTGGAAGTTTACATAAACCGTCTGATAGAACCAATCCGGAAGACGTTTGATACTGATTTCTATCGAGAACTAACCGAGCGCGCTTATCCTGCACCGGTGAAAGTTGTGGCAGGCAAACAAGCAGGCGGAGGAAAGCAACAGCAGAGCGCAaatgctactgctgctgcaacCGGTGAAAACACACCGGACAAGCTGGAACTGAAGGTGGGACAAATCATGGACGCTGTAAAGCATCCGGACGCCGATAGTCTCTGTGTGCTCACGGTTGATATCGGAGCTGGTGAGCGGAAGGCGATCGTAAGCAATCTGATGTCTCACTACACACTTGAACAACTCCGCGAGCGGTTAGTGGTGGTGCTGACGAACATGAAGGCGTCGAAAATTCGTGGCGTTGAAAGCGAGGGCTTGGTGCTGTACGCGGCCGGAGCGGAAAAATCTGAAGCTTTAGCCGTGCCGGAGGACTCGAAAGTAGGCGAACGAATTATTGTGGAAGGGTACGACAATACGAGCAACCCGGTGCCACCGTTAAATCCCAAGAAGAAAGTATGGGACAAGATACAGGCCGAACTTCACACCGGTACGGACGGACAGGCGCTGTGGAAGGAATTTTCACTGATGACGCTGAACGGCGATCGGATCACCAGCACGCTTGCTGGATGCAGCATCAAGTAG
- the LOC125765414 gene encoding pre-rRNA 2'-O-ribose RNA methyltransferase FTSJ3: MGKKGKVGKDRRDKFYKLAKESGYRSRAAFKLIQLNRRFGFLQQSQVCIDLCAAPGGWMQVAKQNMPVSSIVIGVDLHPIKNVPDCISLIGDITTDKTKSDLAKELKTWKADVVLNDGAPNVGKNWLHDAYQQVCLTLSAVKLATQFLRPGGWFITKVFRSKDYNALIWVLKQLFRKVHATKPSASRKESAEIFVICQYFKAPDKIDPRFLDSKYVFEELDIESKDISSSNILKDLERKTRKPKVEGYDSTDVRKIVTALEYMQNDKPLALLSRITEIAFTAKDAAIANHPRTTTELKECCKDIKILGRKDIKDLLRWHKLVSPDYVISSEEKPDDKKKKGDGKDGSKDDQETDVDEDIVELKKIEKEIAALQEEDERNSKRKRKQTNKERSKLNEKLSLKMVIKGDAGPTEQGDDLVFSLKDVGSRQQLESMLDQPPDIVVEDEEMPYEDDGKDMYVRYDRETKGDLFEDHKLLAARPDNDSEVDSDFDEKGLAMDSDEELSFEEDEDAKDPSDDEDRNPLLTDLDYRNKTDKRLQRAQLWYEQDAFKKHNLDTNDEEVDYDLDKLIEAYKKAGVKVLGAEKDTKNKEPLGKKARRRAKHDMDRDDHSSDNDTSSSSDEEEPLAGKIGTMVHNTVETVGNGDGGFEIVSSEKVRKPKKIKLNENELALGQMLITGKKMRRDIIDSAFNRYMFNDENLPEWFVKDELETMKRALPVPEDTVEQYRKSKDEFNVRTIKKVMEAKARKKRHAGKRLEKIKKKAETIMENVDNTNQEKIRLLKKLYKKADAKKKEVTYVVAKKTGVSGKKVRRPKGVEGRFKVVDPRMKKDKRSEVAKEKRSKKFGKGSGKGKAKGNPKGKAKAGGARKK; the protein is encoded by the exons AtgggaaagaaaggaaaagtagGAAAGGATCGGCGGGATAAGTTCTACAAACTTGCCAAGGAGTCTGGGTACAGATCGCGTGCCGCCTTTAAGTTGATCCAGCTGAACCGACGCTTCGGATTTTTGCAGCAATCGCAAGTATGCATCGATCTGTGTGCTGCTCCCGGCGGTTGGATGCAGGTGGCCAAGCAGAATATGCCGGTATCCAGCATCGTGATCGGTGTGGATTTGCACCCGATCAAGAATGTACCGGACTGTATCAGCCTTATCGGTGATATTACCACCGATAAAACTAAGTCAGATTTGGCAAAGGAGCTGAAGACTTGGAAGGCGGACGTTGTGTTGAACGATGGTGCTCCGAATGTGGGTAAAAACTGGCTGCACGATGCATATCAGCAGGTCTGTTTGACGCTTAGCGCTGTTAAGCTAGCCACACAGTTCTTGCGACCGGGTGGTTGGTTCATCACGAAGGTTTTCCGCTCGAAAGATTACAACGCACTGATCTGGGTACTGAAGCAGCTGTTCCGCAAGGTGCATGCGACCAAACCGTCCGCATCGCGTAAGGAGTCGGCTGAAATCTTCGTCATATGTCAGTACTTTAAGGCGCCGGATAAGATTGATCCTCGATTTTTGGATTCGAAGTATGTGTTTGAAGAGCTGGACATTGAATCGAAGGACATTTCGTCGAGTAACATCCTTAAAGATTTGGAGCGCAAAACCAGGAAACCGAAGGTGGAAGGATACGACAGTACGGACGTGAGGAAGATCGTTACGGCGCTTGAGTACATGCAGAACGATAAACCACTAGCACTGTTGAGTCGGATAACGGAAATTGCTTTCACAGCTAAAGATGCAGCAATAGCAAACCATCCCCGTACGACCACAGAATTGAAGGAATGTTGTAAAGATATAAAGATTCTTGGACGAAAGGATATAAAGGATCTGTTGCGCTGGCACAAGTTGGTAAGTCCCGACTATGTTATATCCAGCGAAGAAAAGCCGGatgacaagaagaagaaaggcGATGGTAAAGATGGTTCGAAGGATGATCAGGAGACGGATGTGGATGAGGACATTGTGGagttgaaaaagattgaaaaagaaatagcAGCCCTGCAAGAAGAAGACGAACGGAATTCGAAGCGAAAGCGTAAGCAGACCAACAAGGAACGTTCGAAACTGAACGAAAAGCTGAGTCTGAAGATGGTCATTAAGGGCGATGCAGGACCGACCGAACAGGGCGACGATTTAGTGTTCTCGCTAAAGGACGTCGGTAGCAGGCAGCAGCTGGAAAGCATGCTCGATCAACCTCCGGACATTGTGGTGGAGGATGAAGAAATGCCTTACGAAGACGATGGTAAGGATATGTATGTACGGTACGATCGTGAAACGAAGGGTGATCTGTTTGAGGATCATAAACTGCTTGCCGCACGACCCGACAACGATTCGGAGGTGGATTCGGATTTCGATGAGAAGGGGTTGGCGATGGATTCCGATGAAGAGCTGAGCTTCGAAGAGGACGAAGATGCTAAGGATCCTTCGGATGATGAGGACCGCAATCCGTTGTTAACCGATTTGGACTATCggaacaaaacggacaaacgACTCCAGAGAGCACAGCTGTGGTACGAACAGGATGCTTTCAAAAAGCATAACCTTGATACGAACGATGAGGAGGTGGATTACGATTTGGACAAGTTGATCGAGGCGTACAAGAAGGCCGGCGTGAAGGTTCTGGGTGCGGAAAAGGATACAAAGAATAAGGAACCGCTTGGAAAGAAGGCACGCCGCCGTGCAAAGCATGATATGGACAGGGACGATCATTCGAGCGATAACGATACGAGTAGCTCATCCGATGAGGAAGAACCACTGGCAGGAAAGATAGGCACGATGGTACATAACACGGTGGAAACGGTCGGCAACGGAGACGGTGGATTTGAGATTGTTTCCTCGGAAAAGGTGCGCAAACCGAAAAAGATTAAACTGAACGAAAACGAGCTAGCGTTGGGACAGATGTTGATTACGGGCAAGAAGATGCGCCGTGATATTATCGATTCCGCCTTCAACCGGTACATGtttaatgatgaaaatttgccCGAATGGTTCGTGAAGGACGAGCTGGAAACGATGAAACGGGCACTGCCCGTACCAGAGGATACGGTTGAGCAGTATCGCAAATCGAAAGACGAGTTTAATGTACGCACGATTAAGAAGGTGATGGAAGCGAAGGCGCGTAAAAAGCGACACGCCGGCAAGCGGTTGGAGAAGATCAAGAAAAAGGCGGAAACGATCATGGAGAATGTGGACAATACGAACCAGGAGAAGATTCGTCTACTTAAGAA gCTCTACAAAAAGGCGGACGCAAAGAAGAAGGAGGTGACATACGTTGTGGCGAAGAAGACGGGCGTTAGCGGCAAGAAGGTGCGCCGTCCGAAGGGTGTTGAGGGTCGGTTTAAGGTGGTCGATCCGCGCATGAAGAAGGATAAAAGGAGCGAGGtggcgaaagaaaaacgttcCAAGAAGTTTGGCAAGGGTTCCGGTAAGGGTAAGGCTAAAGGTAATCCGAAGGGAAAGGCAAAAGCGGGCGGAGCTCGGAAGAAGTAA